The sequence GTAGTTCTCAATTTTTTGTTTGGCCTGTTCAAGAGTAATAACAGGTTTTACATATTTTGTTTCAGGATGTGCAAATACTGATTTGCCTGCTGACGTTGCAGAAGAAGTTGCTCCTGCACAACTTGCTAAAATTACCGCACCTGCCACCGCTAAAAATCTTTTCATTTGCTACACCTCCTGTGATTAGTAAATTAATGCTGTCAGGAAATAGTCTAATATTAAAACAACTACAGATGCAACCACAACCGCAGTTGTGGTAGACCTCCCAACTCCTTCAGCTCCCCCCTTTGTAACATACCCAAAATAGCAGGCTATTATTGTTATTGTCATTGCAAAAAATGCTGATTTATAAAGACCTCCAAATATATCTTTAAGCTCAGTTAAATCTTTCATTTTTTCTACAAATAAATAAGGATTTATAGAATAAAGATATGTTCCAACAAAATAACCTCCTATAATACCAGAAGTATAAGACAAGATTGTAAGGGCAGGAACCATTATTACTGCTGCTATAAGTCTGGGAGCAATTAAATATCTGATTGGATTAACTGCCATAACCTGAAGAGCATCTATCTGCTCTGTTATTTTCATTGTTCCTATATTTGCTGCTATCGCTGAACCTGAACGGGCAGTAACCAGGAGAGCAACCAAAACAGGGGCAAGTTCTCTAGCTAAGGATAGGGAAACAAGAGCACCTATAAGAAATTCCGCATTAAATCTGTGAAATGTTGGATATGTTTCTACAACAAGAACACCACCGGTGAAAAAACCTGTTATTGCAATAAGTGGTGCTGCCGTTACGCCAATTTCATCCATATACTTAAGGATATGTTTGATTTTTGGGGGAGACTTAATGATTACAAAAATAGTTTCTAAAAAAAGTATAGTTGCCTCCCCTACGTGCTCTACAAATCTTTTAAATTTTTCCATTTACAGCTCTGCTATATCTTCATCAAGTAAATCTATATTTTCTAAAAGCTCATCTTCTATTTTATCATCAGTTTCCATAGATTGCTTTGTTTCTTCCTCTGAATAACTGCCTTTCGCAAGGTTTTCAAATCTTGTTATATCTTTTATGAATGCCAGATTTACTATTCCCGTTGGACCGTTTCTCTGTTTTGCTATTATAATTTCAGCAAGACCTTCTTCTTCAGGTGTGGGATTTTTCTTATAGTATTCAGGCCTATGTATAAACATAACAAGGTCAGCATCCTGCTCAATGCTGCCGCTCTCTCTCAGGTCTGCCAGTTGGGGTCTTTTGTCAGAACGCATCTCTGCCTGACGGGATAGTTGTGCAAGGGAAATAACAGGGATATTTAATTCTTTGGCAAGGGCTTTTAAACCTCTGGATATTTCTGCTACTTCTTGCTGCCTGTTTTCTGTTCTTCTATGGGAGCGAAGAAGCTGAAGATAGTCAACAACAACAAGCTGAATATCTTTTTCCCTTTTAAGCCTTCTTGCTTTTGCTCTTAAATCCAGAATTGAGATAGATGCAGTATCGTCTATAAATAAGGGTGATTTTGATATTTCCAAAGCTGTATTTGTTAGTTTCTCAAGCTCTTCTGCACTTAAAAACCCAGACCTGATTTTTTTCAAGGTTATCCTTGCTTCAAGGGACAAAAGTCTCATAGCAATCTGTTCCTTTGACATCTCAAGGGAGAAAAATGCAGCAGGAACTTTGTCAACCACGCTAACGTTGTGAAGAATAGAAAGTGCCAGTGAAGTCTTACCCATTGCAGGTCTTGCCGCAATGATTATTAAATCTCCGGGGTGGAAGCCTGTTGTTAGTCTATCAAGGTCATAAAATCCCGAGGGGAGACCTGTAATAATAGTATCCTTCTTGAAAAGTTCATTTATGATATTTAAGGTTTCCCTTATTACATCTTTGATTTCATAGTAGTGGGTTATAGTTCTATCTTCATTAAGTTTAAAAATTTCAGTTTCTGCTTCTTCTATAAGCTGGTTGATATCTCTTACTTTTTTGGATTTTTCTATTATGCCTTTTGCAACGAGAATGAGATTTCTGGCAATAGCTTTTTCTTTTAGTTGCTGGGCAAGGGTTTCAACTATATTAGGAGGAGCAGCTTCATTTGTGATAAGTGCTATATAGCCAGCTCCTCCAATAGCCTCTAATTTTCCGATTTTTTCCAGATGATTTTTTACAATTAAGGGTTCTATTTCTTTGCCTTCTTCAGATAGCTGGAGAAAAGCAGAGTAGATAATTCTATGTTTTGGATTAAAAAAATCTTCAACTTTTAATATATTAAAGACTGTATCTGCAACAGATGGGTCTATAAAGATAGAACCTAAAACAGCCCGTTCTGTATGGTCATCATGGGGAAGGTTAATATCTAGTTCCTCAGCCATTTAAATCACCAGATTTGAAATGTAGTTTTGAAAATTTTAGAAGTTAAATATAACACAGAAGAGAAAAATTTTCTTCCGATGGGAAATTATTGAAAATAAAGGAAAAGCCCCAAAAGGGGCTATGAATTTTACTCTACGTTTTCAGGAACGATATGAACTTTTATTGTTTCGCTAACTTCAGGATGAAGTCTGATTGTTATGTTGTAAGAGCCAATATTTCTTAATGGATTTCTGAGCATAATTTTCTTTCTGTCTATTTCTATTCCTTTCTCTTTAAGAGCTTCTGCTATATCTGCAGTTGTTACGGAACCATAGAGTTTTCCTGTTGTTCCAACAGGTCTTTTGATTTCTATTTCCAGACCTTTAAGTTTTTCTGCAAGCTCAAGGGCTTTTTGTTTTTCTCTTTCAAGCTTTCTTGATTTTTGTCTAAGTATTTCCTGAACCATTCTTATATTGCTGTCTGTAGCCTCATAAGCAAGGCCTTTAGGTATAAGGTAGTTTCTTGCAAAACCTCTTTTAACTTCTATAATATCGCCTATTGTTCCCCAACCTTCAACATCTTTAGCCAATATAACTTTCATTCTCTCTCAACCTCCTACATTATTACGTATGGTAATAAAGCAAGCTGTCTTGCTTTTTTAATCTCAACTGTGAGTTTTCTCTGGTGTTTTCCGCATGTTCCAGAAATTCTTCTTGGTATTATTTTTCCTCTTTCAGATATAAACTGTCTGAGATATTCAACATCTTTATAATTAGGCTCTTTTCCTTCTGCACAGAATTTGCAGTATTTCTTTCTTTTTTGGAAAAATGGTTTGTTTTGTGCTGCTGGGTTTTGGTTTTTATTACTCAATTTTTTACCTCCTTTTGTTTTTAAAATGGAACATCTTCATCTGAGGAAAAATCCTCAGTTTCAGTAGAGATATCAAGCTCAGGTTCTTCTTCTATTTTTTCTGGTCTTTCTACAGGCTTTCCTGAAAGGATACTAACCCTATCAGCTACAATTTTGACCTTTGTCCTTTTGTCTCCTGCCGCAGTTTCCCATCTATCCTGTCTAAGCTGGCCTTCAACAAGTATTTGTGTTCCTTTATTAAGCTGTTTTCCAAGTCTTTCTGCAAGCTGACCGAATGTCTCAATATCAAAGAAATATGTTTCTTCTCTCCATTCGTTGTTAACTCTATAAGGTCTGTTTACAGCTATAGAAAAACTTGTAACCTGAGAACCACTCGGAAGAAATCTAATCTCCGGGTCCCTTGTAAGTCTGCCAATTAAAAATACTTTGTTAAGCATAATGAACCTCTTATTCCTCTGTAGCTTCAGCTACTTCTGGAGTTTCTTCTTCTTTTTTAGGTGGCTTAACTTTGAAATTGAGAAATCTGATAATATCCTCGTCTAATCTGAGGTTATACTCAAGCTTTTGGGGAAGTTCTGAATTGTCTGTTTTGAAGTTTACGATGTAGTAGTATCCGGTATTAAACTTCTGGATTGGGTAAGCAAGTTCTCTTCTTCCCCATTTTTCAAAGTTGTAAATCTCGCCACCGTTTGAGGTGATAAGATTTTGAATTTGTTCTACTTTTGAAGCCATTTCTTCTTCTGTCATTGTTGGCTTCAACACAAAAACTAACTCATAATGACGCACTGCACATACCTCCTTCTGGATGATTTTATTAAATCAGCCTCCAGCTTAATGCTGGAAGCAAGGGTTTCTTATACTATTTTCTGATTGCAAAAATTCATAGATTTATCAATACCATATTTTAACACATTTAATATACACTGGCTGGCAGACTGGATAACCTTTTCAAGTAAGATTTGCTGATTCTTAGGAAAAGGAGACAGAACATAATCTACAACCTGTTCTTTTCTTTCTGGCCTGCCAATCCCAATTTTAAGTCTTGGAAAATCTTCTGTTTTAATACTTTCTATTATTGATTTCATTCCTCTGTGGCCACCACTGGAACCTTTTTTTCTAAGGCGAATTGTTCCAAATGGAAGGTCAAGGTCATCATATATGACAAGTATCTCTTCAGGCTTAAGGTTATATTCTTCAAGAAGATTTTGAACGGCAACACCGCTATTATTCATATAAGTTTGGGGTTTTACGATAATCACATCATGGTCAGGACATTCATAGATATGGGAAAAACATTTCTCTTTGTATTTTTTGTTGCATTTAAGTAAAGAAGCCACAGCATCGGCAACCATAAAACCGATGTTGTGGCGGGTGTTTTTATATTGATCTCCGGGATTTCCCAGACCAATTATTGCTTTTATCATTTAGGTTTATGCTTCTGCTGTTTCTTCAGCTGCCTCTTCTTCTGCAACTTCTTCAACTTCAGGTTCGAGAACAACAGCTACAACTTCATCGCCAGGGGTAAGAATTTTAACCCCTTCAGGTGGTTCTATATCGCTAACGTGGAGAACATCTCCAACATCAAGGTTTGATACATCAACAGTGATTTTTTCTGGTATTTTTCTTGGAACTGTTCTAATTAAAATTGTATGGATTGGTTTTTCAAGAATACCACCAACTTCCAGACCTTTTGGTTTTCCAACCAGTTCAACTGGAACCTCAACGTCAAGCTCAACTCCAAATGTTACCTCATAAAGGTCAACATGGATAGGCGTATCTCCAAGGTAGTTATACTGAATATCCTTTAAAATACATACTCTTGGTTCTTCTTCACCTTCTATTTTCAGGTCAATAAGGAACATTCCTGATGGCCTATCAGCAAGGTCTTTCCAGTAAA comes from Persephonella sp. and encodes:
- the rpsR gene encoding 30S ribosomal protein S18; this translates as MSNKNQNPAAQNKPFFQKRKKYCKFCAEGKEPNYKDVEYLRQFISERGKIIPRRISGTCGKHQRKLTVEIKKARQLALLPYVIM
- a CDS encoding MlaE family lipid ABC transporter permease subunit — its product is MEKFKRFVEHVGEATILFLETIFVIIKSPPKIKHILKYMDEIGVTAAPLIAITGFFTGGVLVVETYPTFHRFNAEFLIGALVSLSLARELAPVLVALLVTARSGSAIAANIGTMKITEQIDALQVMAVNPIRYLIAPRLIAAVIMVPALTILSYTSGIIGGYFVGTYLYSINPYLFVEKMKDLTELKDIFGGLYKSAFFAMTITIIACYFGYVTKGGAEGVGRSTTTAVVVASVVVLILDYFLTALIY
- the rplI gene encoding 50S ribosomal protein L9, yielding MKVILAKDVEGWGTIGDIIEVKRGFARNYLIPKGLAYEATDSNIRMVQEILRQKSRKLEREKQKALELAEKLKGLEIEIKRPVGTTGKLYGSVTTADIAEALKEKGIEIDRKKIMLRNPLRNIGSYNITIRLHPEVSETIKVHIVPENVE
- a CDS encoding 50S ribosomal protein L25/general stress protein Ctc; translation: MIERIEWKALPRTVGKKSEVKEYRKKGYIPVEIYGKGHENAHAYIYWKDLADRPSGMFLIDLKIEGEEEPRVCILKDIQYNYLGDTPIHVDLYEVTFGVELDVEVPVELVGKPKGLEVGGILEKPIHTILIRTVPRKIPEKITVDVSNLDVGDVLHVSDIEPPEGVKILTPGDEVVAVVLEPEVEEVAEEEAAEETAEA
- the pth gene encoding aminoacyl-tRNA hydrolase, whose product is MIKAIIGLGNPGDQYKNTRHNIGFMVADAVASLLKCNKKYKEKCFSHIYECPDHDVIIVKPQTYMNNSGVAVQNLLEEYNLKPEEILVIYDDLDLPFGTIRLRKKGSSGGHRGMKSIIESIKTEDFPRLKIGIGRPERKEQVVDYVLSPFPKNQQILLEKVIQSASQCILNVLKYGIDKSMNFCNQKIV
- the ssb gene encoding single-stranded DNA-binding protein is translated as MLNKVFLIGRLTRDPEIRFLPSGSQVTSFSIAVNRPYRVNNEWREETYFFDIETFGQLAERLGKQLNKGTQILVEGQLRQDRWETAAGDKRTKVKIVADRVSILSGKPVERPEKIEEEPELDISTETEDFSSDEDVPF
- the dnaB gene encoding replicative DNA helicase, with the protein product MAEELDINLPHDDHTERAVLGSIFIDPSVADTVFNILKVEDFFNPKHRIIYSAFLQLSEEGKEIEPLIVKNHLEKIGKLEAIGGAGYIALITNEAAPPNIVETLAQQLKEKAIARNLILVAKGIIEKSKKVRDINQLIEEAETEIFKLNEDRTITHYYEIKDVIRETLNIINELFKKDTIITGLPSGFYDLDRLTTGFHPGDLIIIAARPAMGKTSLALSILHNVSVVDKVPAAFFSLEMSKEQIAMRLLSLEARITLKKIRSGFLSAEELEKLTNTALEISKSPLFIDDTASISILDLRAKARRLKREKDIQLVVVDYLQLLRSHRRTENRQQEVAEISRGLKALAKELNIPVISLAQLSRQAEMRSDKRPQLADLRESGSIEQDADLVMFIHRPEYYKKNPTPEEEGLAEIIIAKQRNGPTGIVNLAFIKDITRFENLAKGSYSEEETKQSMETDDKIEDELLENIDLLDEDIAEL
- the rpsF gene encoding 30S ribosomal protein S6 yields the protein MRHYELVFVLKPTMTEEEMASKVEQIQNLITSNGGEIYNFEKWGRRELAYPIQKFNTGYYYIVNFKTDNSELPQKLEYNLRLDEDIIRFLNFKVKPPKKEEETPEVAEATEE